A portion of the Rhodococcus pseudokoreensis genome contains these proteins:
- a CDS encoding RNA polymerase sigma factor, with the protein MQVNSCRSAVLDAVEALPALERETLALVFYRGMSCDEVAATMKTTVDVVRDRLHEGSRTLLAGVGGGL; encoded by the coding sequence ATGCAAGTGAATTCGTGCAGGTCGGCGGTATTGGACGCGGTCGAAGCGCTGCCCGCCCTCGAACGGGAGACGCTCGCACTCGTGTTCTACCGGGGAATGTCCTGCGACGAGGTCGCGGCGACGATGAAGACCACCGTCGACGTCGTCCGGGACCGGCTCCACGAGGGCTCGCGCACCCTGCTCGCCGGTGTCGGCGGCGGACTCTGA
- a CDS encoding TetR/AcrR family transcriptional regulator, giving the protein MSRAESSRTYSGQPVAERRAARRARFLDSALSVFAEKTYAHSSISDICAHAGLSRRQFYEEFGSREDILLAVYDTIQDDARDAVLAANEAAPSRDPRTVAGTVMTAYIESVGTDERRARIIFVEVVGAGPRVEQYRLERRRQWAQLFEAVTRTIDGGVVDPPERFEMVSIAFIGAVNDLAHHWSTASPRPSASVLVDVLSTMLIALVTDQA; this is encoded by the coding sequence GTGTCCAGAGCCGAATCGAGTCGGACGTACAGCGGCCAACCGGTCGCCGAACGTCGCGCGGCCCGCCGGGCACGGTTCCTCGATTCGGCCCTGTCGGTCTTCGCGGAGAAGACGTACGCCCACAGTTCGATCAGCGACATCTGCGCCCACGCCGGACTGTCGCGGCGCCAGTTCTACGAGGAGTTCGGCAGCCGCGAGGACATCCTCCTGGCCGTCTACGACACGATCCAGGACGACGCCCGCGACGCCGTGCTCGCCGCGAACGAGGCGGCGCCGTCCCGCGATCCGCGGACCGTCGCCGGCACCGTGATGACGGCCTACATCGAATCGGTCGGCACCGACGAGCGCCGCGCGAGGATCATCTTCGTGGAGGTGGTGGGGGCGGGCCCCCGCGTCGAGCAGTACCGCCTCGAGCGCCGCAGGCAGTGGGCGCAACTCTTCGAAGCGGTCACCCGCACGATCGACGGTGGCGTCGTCGACCCACCCGAGCGGTTCGAGATGGTGTCGATCGCCTTCATCGGGGCGGTCAACGACCTCGCCCACCACTGGAGCACCGCCTCCCCCCGACCGTCCGCGTCGGTGCTGGTGGACGTCCTGAGCACGATGCTCATCGCGCTGGTCACCGATCAGGCCTGA
- a CDS encoding lipase family protein, producing MIRSRALRHRMLLVGAMLVGAQLAVAAPSVGAPADGGTPVDVQPAPAIPAWPEADRGFYEPPSDVVAAAAPGEIIAAREVHLANLSVLPVNVDAWQLSYRSNNSRDEAIPAVATVIKPRGTIDGVRNLLSLQPAEDSLGKYCAASYALQQWSVPAPLTGQVVAPLQFLEAQAALAQGWAVVLPDHQGPNAAYAAGPLAGRITLDGIRAAENFDPLGLSGRQTPVGLMGYSGGAIATGHAAELHESYAPDLNIVGAAEGGIPADLGALVDLADNNLGAGIVLGGVFGVSRDYPELAEYLDTHLNPLGKQLLAAKGNLCVSYQSALLPFANLRGLFDSPSGDPLRDPVVASVLDRTRMGHRVPDVPMFMYQANPDWLVPVGPVDRLVDTYCQDPDARVTYTRDHASEHLSLEPVAAASALMWLRDRFDGVPVGAGCATHDVGSMALDEKTWPLWSSIVGDTLASLLGQPIGT from the coding sequence ATGATCAGATCGAGAGCGCTGCGACACCGAATGCTGCTGGTGGGGGCGATGCTGGTGGGCGCACAGCTCGCCGTCGCCGCACCGTCGGTCGGGGCGCCCGCCGACGGCGGAACACCGGTGGACGTGCAACCAGCCCCGGCCATCCCCGCCTGGCCCGAGGCCGACCGCGGGTTCTACGAACCGCCCTCCGACGTGGTCGCGGCCGCCGCGCCCGGCGAGATCATCGCCGCCCGCGAAGTACACCTGGCGAACCTGTCCGTGCTTCCGGTGAACGTCGACGCGTGGCAACTGTCGTACCGCTCCAACAATTCGCGCGACGAGGCGATCCCGGCGGTCGCGACGGTGATCAAGCCGCGGGGCACGATCGACGGCGTCCGCAATCTGCTGTCGCTCCAGCCGGCGGAAGACTCCCTCGGCAAGTACTGCGCCGCCTCGTACGCGCTGCAGCAGTGGTCCGTACCCGCGCCGCTGACCGGCCAGGTCGTCGCGCCGCTGCAGTTCCTCGAGGCCCAGGCCGCGCTTGCCCAGGGATGGGCCGTCGTACTGCCGGACCATCAGGGCCCGAACGCCGCCTACGCGGCCGGGCCCCTCGCGGGCCGCATCACCCTGGACGGAATCCGGGCGGCGGAGAACTTCGACCCCCTCGGTCTGTCCGGCAGGCAGACCCCGGTCGGACTGATGGGGTACTCGGGCGGCGCGATCGCGACGGGGCATGCCGCCGAACTCCACGAGAGTTACGCGCCGGACCTGAACATCGTCGGCGCGGCCGAGGGCGGCATCCCGGCCGATCTCGGCGCCCTCGTCGATCTCGCGGACAACAACCTGGGCGCGGGAATCGTGCTGGGCGGGGTCTTCGGGGTGAGCCGGGACTACCCCGAACTCGCGGAGTATCTCGACACCCACCTGAACCCCCTCGGCAAGCAACTCCTGGCCGCCAAGGGCAACCTGTGCGTCAGTTATCAGTCCGCGCTGCTGCCGTTCGCGAACCTGCGGGGCCTGTTCGACAGCCCGAGCGGCGACCCGCTGCGCGATCCGGTGGTCGCATCGGTACTCGACCGGACGAGGATGGGCCATCGGGTGCCGGACGTCCCCATGTTCATGTATCAGGCGAACCCGGACTGGCTGGTGCCGGTCGGGCCCGTCGACCGCCTCGTCGACACGTACTGCCAGGACCCGGACGCCCGGGTGACGTATACCCGCGACCACGCCAGCGAGCACCTGTCCCTCGAACCGGTCGCGGCCGCGAGCGCGCTGATGTGGCTGCGGGACCGTTTCGACGGGGTCCCGGTCGGCGCCGGGTGCGCCACCCACGACGTGGGATCGATGGCCCTCGACGAGAAGACGTGGCCCCTGTGGTCGTCGATCGTCGGCGACACACTCGCGAGCCTGCTCGGTCAGCCGATCGGCACGTGA
- a CDS encoding threonine/serine ThrE exporter family protein, with product MSKLTESLQRLTGDRRATVDAVTAAPTPLQPIDLTDDAVVAEVLDLAVRVGEVLLASGTGAMDTAEQVQFIAATYGLAQCDVDVTYNSIVLSAYRGPTLPPASTMRIVHYRSMDFTRLAAVDRLTRRIRREAVTPSEAHEALTAVTTAPHPYNRWIATLAWASMAASVSVLMGGGVLVASVAFLTTMVIYRVNRVLNRIGLPFFFQQVAGGLVAATPAATLYTFQDQLGVEIRPSQIISAGVVVLLSGLSLVGSVQDAITGAPITAAARFFEVVMMTGGIIAGVAISLRLTGVLGSTLPPVNVEITELVQLPVLVMSGAFASMFYALACYAEQRALTAAWFGGAAGALVYMVAHQFGIGPIIGSALAATVVGFAGGLMARRALTPPLVVVVAGITPLLPGLSLYRGLYALLNNEVVIGLGSLLAAFGIGCALAAGVTLGEWIARTLRRPRILRRTDDIRRPVFKTRRRKPVETHTQKAA from the coding sequence ATGTCCAAGCTCACAGAATCCCTCCAACGTCTCACAGGCGACCGTCGCGCAACGGTCGATGCGGTCACCGCTGCACCCACACCGCTGCAGCCGATCGACCTCACCGACGATGCGGTCGTCGCCGAAGTACTCGACCTCGCCGTGCGGGTCGGTGAAGTGCTCCTCGCGTCCGGCACCGGTGCGATGGACACCGCTGAGCAGGTGCAGTTCATCGCCGCCACGTACGGCCTCGCGCAGTGCGATGTGGATGTCACGTACAACTCCATCGTGCTGTCGGCGTACCGCGGGCCCACGCTCCCGCCGGCGAGCACCATGCGGATCGTGCACTACCGCTCGATGGACTTCACCCGGCTCGCGGCGGTCGACCGGCTCACTCGGCGCATCCGCCGGGAAGCGGTCACGCCCAGCGAGGCGCACGAGGCCCTGACCGCGGTCACCACGGCGCCGCACCCGTACAACCGCTGGATCGCGACGCTCGCCTGGGCGTCGATGGCGGCGTCGGTGTCGGTGTTGATGGGTGGTGGGGTGCTGGTCGCGTCCGTCGCCTTCCTGACGACGATGGTGATCTACCGGGTCAACCGCGTCCTCAACCGCATCGGTCTGCCGTTCTTCTTCCAGCAGGTGGCGGGCGGTCTGGTGGCGGCGACGCCGGCGGCGACGCTCTACACGTTCCAGGATCAGCTGGGTGTCGAGATCAGACCGTCGCAGATCATTTCGGCCGGTGTGGTGGTGCTGTTGTCCGGGCTGTCGCTGGTCGGTTCCGTGCAGGACGCCATCACGGGAGCACCGATCACGGCGGCGGCGCGATTCTTCGAAGTGGTCATGATGACCGGCGGCATCATCGCCGGTGTGGCCATCTCGTTGCGTCTGACCGGCGTGCTGGGCTCGACCCTGCCCCCGGTCAACGTCGAGATCACGGAACTCGTGCAACTCCCCGTGCTGGTGATGTCGGGCGCTTTCGCGTCGATGTTCTACGCGCTGGCCTGTTATGCCGAGCAGCGGGCCCTCACGGCCGCGTGGTTCGGCGGCGCGGCAGGCGCGCTCGTGTACATGGTGGCGCACCAGTTCGGCATCGGCCCGATCATCGGTTCGGCACTCGCCGCCACTGTGGTCGGCTTCGCCGGTGGTCTGATGGCCCGCCGCGCGCTCACGCCGCCGTTGGTCGTCGTGGTGGCAGGTATCACGCCGCTGCTGCCGGGTCTGTCCCTCTACCGGGGTCTGTACGCCCTGCTGAACAACGAGGTGGTGATCGGACTGGGCTCGCTGCTGGCGGCGTTCGGTATCGGTTGCGCGCTCGCGGCGGGTGTCACACTCGGCGAGTGGATCGCCCGGACCCTGCGGAGGCCGCGCATCCTGCGCCGCACAGACGACATCCGCCGCC
- a CDS encoding nuclear transport factor 2 family protein produces MSTSEIATVLAWHDALNSGDIDTLLSLSSDDIEMGGPKGATQGLAALREWASTAGITLNPKRMYYYDGVLVVEQQATWATDPAETRILASAFRVVHDQVISTFRHETLESALSATDLTEKDLVSDT; encoded by the coding sequence ATGAGTACCTCGGAGATCGCCACCGTCCTCGCTTGGCACGACGCCCTCAACTCCGGCGACATCGACACTCTGCTGTCGCTGTCGAGCGACGACATCGAGATGGGTGGACCGAAAGGTGCCACTCAGGGCCTCGCGGCGCTGCGGGAATGGGCGTCGACCGCGGGCATCACGCTGAATCCGAAGCGAATGTATTACTACGACGGAGTGCTGGTGGTCGAACAGCAGGCCACGTGGGCCACGGACCCGGCAGAGACGCGTATCCTGGCCTCTGCATTCCGTGTCGTCCACGATCAGGTCATCTCCACGTTCCGCCACGAGACACTCGAGTCTGCACTCTCCGCTACCGATTTGACCGAGAAAGACCTTGTCTCCGACACGTAG
- a CDS encoding glycoside hydrolase family 15 protein translates to MTTASDDDAPPRSAAAPSPFPPIADYAFLSNCHTGALIAPDGSVDWLCVPRFDSPSVFGSLLDREAGMFRIGPFGLNVPASRQYEPGTNIISAVWNTPTGWVNVRSALTMGPTRGEDTVTPHTRPPADDDADHMLVRTVTCLDGNVEVELVCEPVFDYGRAPAEWVLVDGDRHTADASGAGLTLRLQTDMALGIEGGRVRARHMLEKGETLYCALTWAAELAAPETTEEAVAQLDATAVFWRRWFSHARFPDHRWREAIQRSALTIKGLTYMPTGATVAALTTSLPESPGGERNWDYRYTWMRDSTFTLQALHYLNLDWEADEFMQFIADLESNGDGALQIMYGIDGTRDLTESTRDDLSGYAGARPVRIGNGAFDQRQNDVFGAVLDSILLHTVRSKRLPRRLWPLVQQQAACASAVWRDPDQGIWEARGAPQHYVSSKLMCWVALDRASKIAGIRGDRASEDAWRATAEEIRADILAHGVKKGALRQHYDTEALDASTLLAAVFGFLPRGDVRLRATVDAIANDLTEDGFVLRYRTGETDDGLSGKEGSFLICSFWLVSALTVVDQVQEATDLMERLVSVSSPLGLYAEEFDTSTGRHLGNFPQAFSHLALIEAAGRIILHERMRELM, encoded by the coding sequence GTGACTACTGCCTCGGACGACGATGCCCCACCCCGGAGCGCGGCCGCGCCGTCGCCGTTCCCGCCGATCGCCGACTACGCCTTCCTCTCGAACTGCCACACCGGGGCGCTGATCGCGCCGGACGGTTCCGTCGACTGGCTGTGCGTGCCCCGGTTCGACTCACCCAGCGTGTTCGGTTCCCTCCTCGACCGCGAGGCCGGGATGTTCCGGATCGGCCCGTTCGGGCTCAACGTTCCGGCGTCCCGCCAGTACGAGCCTGGCACCAACATCATTTCGGCGGTGTGGAACACCCCGACCGGGTGGGTGAACGTGCGCAGTGCGCTGACGATGGGCCCGACCCGCGGTGAGGACACCGTCACCCCGCACACGAGGCCGCCCGCGGACGACGACGCCGATCACATGCTGGTCCGCACGGTCACGTGCCTCGACGGCAACGTGGAGGTGGAGTTGGTGTGCGAGCCCGTGTTCGACTACGGACGCGCACCGGCGGAGTGGGTTCTCGTGGACGGCGATCGGCACACCGCCGACGCGAGCGGTGCGGGGCTCACGCTGCGCCTGCAGACGGACATGGCGCTCGGCATCGAGGGCGGCCGGGTTCGCGCCCGCCACATGCTCGAGAAGGGCGAAACCCTGTACTGCGCGCTGACCTGGGCGGCGGAACTCGCCGCGCCGGAGACGACGGAAGAGGCTGTCGCGCAACTCGATGCGACCGCGGTGTTCTGGCGGCGCTGGTTCAGCCACGCCCGCTTCCCCGACCATCGGTGGCGGGAGGCGATCCAGCGGTCCGCCCTGACCATCAAGGGCCTCACGTACATGCCGACCGGCGCCACCGTCGCAGCCCTCACCACGTCACTTCCGGAAAGCCCTGGCGGCGAACGTAATTGGGACTACCGGTACACCTGGATGCGAGACTCCACGTTCACACTGCAGGCCCTGCACTATCTGAACCTGGACTGGGAGGCCGACGAGTTCATGCAGTTCATCGCCGACCTCGAGTCGAACGGTGATGGCGCACTGCAGATCATGTACGGAATCGACGGCACCCGCGACCTCACCGAGTCGACCCGCGACGACCTGTCCGGCTACGCGGGCGCGCGTCCGGTGCGGATCGGCAACGGCGCATTCGACCAACGGCAGAACGACGTGTTCGGCGCCGTCCTCGACTCGATCCTGCTGCACACGGTGCGCAGCAAGCGCCTTCCCCGCCGGTTGTGGCCGCTCGTGCAGCAGCAGGCAGCGTGCGCCTCGGCGGTGTGGCGCGACCCCGATCAGGGGATCTGGGAGGCGCGCGGCGCACCGCAGCACTATGTGTCGTCGAAGCTGATGTGCTGGGTGGCACTCGACCGGGCGTCGAAGATCGCCGGCATCCGCGGCGATCGCGCGTCCGAGGACGCCTGGCGTGCCACGGCCGAGGAGATCCGCGCCGACATCCTCGCGCACGGGGTGAAGAAGGGGGCGCTGCGACAGCACTACGACACCGAGGCGCTGGACGCGTCGACGCTGCTCGCCGCGGTCTTCGGATTCCTTCCCCGCGGGGACGTCCGGCTGCGTGCCACCGTCGACGCCATCGCGAACGATCTCACCGAGGACGGATTCGTCCTGCGCTACCGTACCGGCGAAACCGACGACGGGCTGTCGGGCAAGGAAGGCAGTTTCCTGATCTGCTCGTTCTGGCTGGTGTCGGCCCTGACCGTGGTCGATCAGGTGCAGGAGGCAACCGATTTGATGGAGCGGCTGGTCAGCGTGTCCTCCCCACTGGGCCTGTACGCCGAAGAGTTCGACACGAGCACCGGCCGCCACCTCGGCAATTTTCCGCAGGCGTTCTCGCACCTCGCGCTGATCGAGGCCGCGGGGCGCATCATCCTGCACGAGCGGATGCGGGAACTGATGTGA